GGACCCAGAAACATTTCCAAACCATCAAGTTCCATCATCTCGTTGATCAGTTAGTAAAGCTTGAGTCAAGGATTCGAGCTTGTTATCACAAGTACCTTGATTTCAATGGCGAAACCATGGCGTGGATGATGGCCGTTGATGCATCCTTTTTGCTCGAGTTTCTTCAGATTTACACGATCAAAGAAGGTAAGATTCTGACAAGAGTTTCTTCAAGAATGTCGCATTTGGTAGATGTTGCAGGGAGAAAATCAGCACATAATGCCATTCTTAGAGACATGGTGATGCTGGAAAATCAAATTCCTTTGTTTCTACAGCGAAAGATGTTGGAATTCCAATTCTCCTCGTTGGAATTAGCTGATGCAATGTTGCTTTCCATGTTAATGGCACTGTGTAAAGAGCTTTCTCCGTTTAAGATGATGGAAGAATTCCCAAATATTCAAGTGCCAGAGTGTACCCACTTGCTGGACTTCTTGTACTGCATGATCGTGCCCAAATCAGAAGAAAAATCAGAAGAAATTTCCGAGATTACTGAAGTTGATGACCAAAGTGAAGGTgcggaaaacaaagaaacatcTTTTGCTGCAGAATCAAGTAATGTGGAAAAATTCCTTTATGAAGTTTGGAAGCTCGTCACAAAATTGAACAGAGGTCCGGTACGTACTATCAAAAGGCTAATATTGTCTAGACCGGTTAAAGTTGTATTGAAATTGCCTTGGACAATAATTTCCAGCCTTCCTGGATTTAAGCTCTTGAAACAACCTGTTgactctttcttcttttcagaagaaaaagaagaaattaatcCTGGAAATGTGAAGTCCCACTCAAATGATAACTTGATTAGCAAACCTCCACTAGTAGAGGAAATCACAATCCCTTCCGTCACTGAGCTATCAAAAGCCGGTGTACGTTTCTTATCCACAAATGGTAGCATCTTGACTGTTAGTTTTGATGTTACAACAGCCACAATGTGGCTCCCTACCGTTAGCTTAGATGTGAACACAGAAGTTATCCTGAGAAACTTAGTAGCATACGAAGCTTGCAATGCATCAGGGCCATTGGTTTTTACTCGTTACACAGAACTAATGAATGGGATCATCGACACTAACGAAGACGCAAAACTGCTAAGAGAGAAAGGGATCATTCTGAATCGTTTGAAGAGCGATCAAGAGGTAGCTAATCTCTGGAATGGGATGAGCAAATCTGTTAGATTGACCAAAGTGCCCTTCTTAGATAAAGTGATTCAAGATGTGAACAAGTATTACAATGGTAGGTGGAAGATTAAGATTTTGAAGTTCATCAAGTTGTATGTGTTTAGCTCATGGAAGTTTCTAACTTTGCTGGCTGCCATTCTGCTCTTGTTTTTGACGACTCTGCAGGCGTTTTGCTCAGTGTATAGATGTGTTCGATTGATTCGTATCAACCGAACCTTGTGATTTTTCTATTGAACTActtttttaatcttttcagGAGGTGGGATTGTAATAATTTTTGAGGTTGGCCATTGGTGTAATTGCCTTTTGCTATGTTGTGCTTTGTTGCTGATCAACTACTTGAATGCCTTTTCAGAATGAGTCAATTGAGCATTTTCTTATTGTTAATCGGATTGgttgtgattttgttttcttctttatttgcTTTGGATCCTCAAAGCATTAGGCATGGCGATTAACACTAATGTTGTagctctttttttcttttttctttatatatatatatatcggggcggttccggggacccttaaaaaaatcctccaaatcttaatctcatagtttccgatcaaattttgatgatccgagccgctcaatgtgttcagaacatgattttaagggtgcccgcgagaaactgacaaaaaaactaaccgggaagggcttgatttgagcagttttttattgaaccgttcaataaagttcaataaaaaactgttcggatgaaaccctttccggtcattttttttgctgatttctcacaaacgcacttaaaattacgttctgattccattgagcggctcggatcatcaaaattcgatcgggaacttgagggtttttttttaagggtccccgaaACCGTCccgtatgtatatatatattgggtgGGGGAAGGGAGGACACACTATTGTTGTAGTTTGAACTATTGCGTTTGGtaaaaaaacataataataataatttcttacTACGTAAATGTTACTACGCTTACGTTTGTTACTACGGAAATGTTACTACGTTTATGTAATGAGTAATATTGGGGTTTTACTTTCAACTATGTGAATCAAATAGAGACAAGTTCAGGTGAGATCCTATAAAGTTGATCTCACGTTAACCCCAATGGGTcaagatttgagatttatggGTTTGCTATCTCCTAAGGCCTCAAGTTCGAAACCTCACTGGTATTATTATAACTCTTTTGGAGCTAGTCTGTGGAGCCTTGCTCTAGCTTTAATTGGACTCTCTGCAAGTGAGCGGTGAGATTGGTAAACTTTTGAACTATTGCGTttggtaaaaaataataataataaaaaattcttACTACGTAAATGTTACTACGCTTACGTTTGTTACTACGGAAATGTTACTACGTTTATGTAATGAGTAATGTTGGGCTTTTACTTTCAACTATGTGAATCAAACAGAGACAAGTTCAGGTGAGATCCTGTAAAGTTGATCTCATGTTAACCCCAACGGGTCAAGATTTGGAATTTAGGAGTTTGTTACCTCctaaggtctcaagttcgaaatCTCACTGGTGGTATTGTAACTCCTTTGGAGTTAGTCTGCGGAGCCTTGCTCCAGCTTTAATTGGACTCCCTGCAAGTGAGCGGTGGGATTGGGCCCCTCAGAAATAGTCGAGGACCTTGAAGTGCGCGTAAGTTGGcccgaacacctgagttattaaaaaaaaaaaagttgatctCACGTTAGACTCCATAAACCTAAGTTTCATGAAAAGAGGAGACAAAATGGCGGATTTAGGAATTAGGACAAAAACATGAAAGGAGGAGACAAAATGGAGGATTTAGGAATCAGGACAAAAGCGTTGTCAACCTCCCTCCCAAGTTTTGCTCCATGTTCTTCTTTGTACAAATTATAAAACTCAATTTGACCAATTCCAACGAATATACCCGAGAAAATATGAAGGTAAATTGATACAAATCCTAACTATAAGGAACATGCACACGAACAAGGTTTCCATTCCCAGGATTAGTAGCTGCATAATGTGAAAATCAATCCAAACTAACGGTTCTTTTCtgtaattttccattttttttattaggtttATGGTTAGGTCGACAAAAGAAAAAGTCCACAATGCAATTTAGGATTGAAAATCTCATGCATCACCCACATGTAATCAATAAGGGCATGACATCTTGAAAGATTAGTCGAGACGAAACTCGgaacatttttaatttttggtaaaaaaaaataaagaagctGAAAATCTCTTGTACGTACCAGCTACTTGTCATCGGTCAAGCCATGACACAtgcattttgaaagatttgcCGGGGCggagcaaaaaaaaacatacagaaATCTCTAAGAAAAATTTTACGACATGTACACCACATAATTCTCTTGATATTTTGCTGGCCAATAAACGCAAGCAGGGGTGAACTGAGGGGTGCAAGCGGGGTTCGGGTCCCCGCACACCTCCCCAATTATTGCAATATTTTTATCgtattttaggttttgtttgTAAAGATTATGAAAAAAGGTCCCTTCAAAattgtattattattatatgaGTATGATAGTTTGTTCTTAATTTATGAATATATGTAATTCGATCCCCCGCAATCAAAAATCGTCCGCCAGTGAACTCAAGGAAACACTGTACTTTTATGCTATTGGTAACAGCTCACACGTTTGCATACGAGTTTTGCCCTCATTATACGTTTTCAAGCTGAAAGCtaagtgttttgttttttttatcggaaGCCGAAAGCTATGTTTATGTGTAAGAAAACGAGTAGAGAAagcgagtaattattcaatagtcaaGAAGTACCACCACGTGGTATTCTAGATCACTTTCTAACTACACATTTTTGTAGAGTCCAAACATTTAGTTGTAGGCCCCACAGAAATGTGTGGTAGTAAAGTGGTCCAGAGTATTACTTGGCGGTACTCTtggactattgtataatttcaaagaaaaaacgATATATACTACAATACGAtgattattattgatgattcgatgtttttttgttgttttagaaAAGTTGGGCctgttttttggttgttttagaAAAGTTAGGCCTTAATGCCTTGGgcttgagtaattattcagtagtctTGGGCTATTGTGTGGTGGTTTCAGACGGTTTTTTTTCACTGTACATCTTTTAAAGATTCATATACTTACTAGTTAGCTCCACAAAATTATGGTACATAATGGTGTTGGAATACCACATAGCAGTGTCCCATAACCACTCAGTAATTTTTTCTCTCGGGTTGTTGAAGCTTGTAATATTTGCCAATGTAATTTTCTATAGAATAAAATATCGATTTTCAAACTAgtggaaattattttttgagaaatgtcATTTTaggttgataaaaaaaagagtgctcATTTTATGTCGACAAACTAAAGAAAATTAAGTTCCACCTAATCCAATCTGGTAAATCTAACAAATTGATAGAAATCAAGTTGATAATGACTATAGGGTCTCGTGTCTAAGACATAAACGCGTCCTTTATCGGAAAAGCGTTTCCATTGTGCCTTGAGATACAACAATTGTCCCTTTAATATGGGACTCGTTCCAAGTTCAAAAATTTAGTCCGATCCTTTCAAAATTCCCTAATCAATACCTCCATTACCTAAATGACTATATAAAGGAGTGAGTCATATTTTATAGCATGTtttgtgattaaaaaaaatatttacattttATAGTAGTACTGACTTTAGATTTAAATTGCGAATACTATAAATAAATCTATTCAGGTTGGACTCGGGACAGTGTTACCTCCACATGGAGGACAATGCCTTGGAATAGGTCAACCCTAATTCAAATTTTGGTAAGAATTTAATACCCAAATCCACGGacctggagaccctgccaagcaggggtgccgagcacatctaggccgtccaaaagtgttttggacggtccagatgtaaaggtaccaaacagatttaaaaaaaaaagaaaggaaaaggaaaaagatgtttcgattcgggccgttgattccgaaaTGAACGGCGAGATTGGCCGCTCGACACCCGCTTGGTAGTGGTGctgctcggcagggtccccggatCCCAAATCCACCTCAAACTCGGAAACAGCAGGGACTGGGCTGGGGGCGGAGCACTGGGGCCAAGTATTG
This DNA window, taken from Rhododendron vialii isolate Sample 1 chromosome 8a, ASM3025357v1, encodes the following:
- the LOC131335361 gene encoding putative UPF0481 protein At3g02645, with the protein product MTSTSNSSFDEDRWIIHMRRTLDEELEEDTEIPVSIFSVPKSLLASDPDSYVPQQVALGPYHHWRPELYEMERYKLAAAKRTQKHFQTIKFHHLVDQLVKLESRIRACYHKYLDFNGETMAWMMAVDASFLLEFLQIYTIKEGKILTRVSSRMSHLVDVAGRKSAHNAILRDMVMLENQIPLFLQRKMLEFQFSSLELADAMLLSMLMALCKELSPFKMMEEFPNIQVPECTHLLDFLYCMIVPKSEEKSEEISEITEVDDQSEGAENKETSFAAESSNVEKFLYEVWKLVTKLNRGPVRTIKRLILSRPVKVVLKLPWTIISSLPGFKLLKQPVDSFFFSEEKEEINPGNVKSHSNDNLISKPPLVEEITIPSVTELSKAGVRFLSTNGSILTVSFDVTTATMWLPTVSLDVNTEVILRNLVAYEACNASGPLVFTRYTELMNGIIDTNEDAKLLREKGIILNRLKSDQEVANLWNGMSKSVRLTKVPFLDKVIQDVNKYYNGRWKIKILKFIKLYVFSSWKFLTLLAAILLLFLTTLQAFCSVYRCVRLIRINRTL